A region of the Indicator indicator isolate 239-I01 unplaced genomic scaffold, UM_Iind_1.1 iindUn_scaffold_671, whole genome shotgun sequence genome:
GAATGGGACTGGGTGGGATGGAATGGGACCGGTTGGCACAGAATGGGACTGGATGAGATGGGACTGGGTGGGATGGAATTGGGGCTGGGTGGGATGGAATGGGACTAGATGGGACGGAATGGGACTGCATGGGATGGAATGGGACTGGGTGGCACCGAATGGGACTGGGTGGCACCGAATGGGACGGAATGGGACTGGATGGCACCGAATGGGACTGGATGGCACCGAATGGGACCGGAAGGAACAGGAGAGCATCCCTCAGCCACCCACCAACCTCCAACCCACCGTGATGTAGGGGTCATGGAGCTGCAGGCCGTAGAGCGTCCAGCTGGTGGAGGCCAAGAAGGTGGTGACAGTCAGGGGGAAGGACAAGCAGCGTGTTGACCTGCTCTGGACAATCTTGgcctgcagaaggaaatgtcaagctgggccttgggGTGGGcaaacccagcagcaccacagccccctccccctgcccctcagaGCCCCACACACCAGGTCAACCAGCGGTGAGAGGTACATGCTGATGGTGAAGACGCTGCAGAAGAGCCCCAGGCGTGCCAGGCGTGTCCGTGGGTCAGCAATCAGTAGGGTGAAGTAGCCatagccagcagccagcacagccaggagcagcaggctccgaa
Encoded here:
- the LOC128980627 gene encoding sugar transporter SWEET1-like, with the translated sequence MLATKSVENIQFLPFLTTDVNNLSWLGYGCLKQDWTLIIVNTLGAALQTLYILAYLYYSPAKLPVLLRSLLLLAVLAAGYGYFTLLIADPRTRLARLGLFCSVFTISMYLSPLVDLAKIVQSRSTRCLSFPLTVTTFLASTSWTLYGLQLHDPYIT